A genomic window from Cupriavidus basilensis includes:
- a CDS encoding anti-sigma factor family protein, translated as MMSPVNEADLHAYADGQLDPARRAEVEAYLAAHPEAGERVAGWRRQTDELHAAFDGVLNESVPLAALPLGLRGSSRDAARRPAGWGMALAVSVASLAVGGAVGGAIGWIAHDHADTLAAGAPSMERFAREALASHVVYAPEVRHPVEVAAADEAHLVAWLSKRLGAPLRVPDLRAQGFHLIGGRLGVAEGGPSAILMYEADDGTRLSLQLRHMARDTPDTGFRLERMGPGPGERPAAAARTMAFYWVDRDLGFALAGPLERAPLLALAEAVYRQYQGG; from the coding sequence ATGATGTCTCCAGTCAACGAAGCCGATCTCCACGCCTACGCCGATGGCCAGCTCGATCCCGCAAGACGCGCCGAGGTGGAGGCATACCTGGCCGCCCATCCCGAGGCCGGGGAGCGCGTGGCAGGCTGGCGGCGGCAGACAGACGAATTGCACGCAGCCTTCGACGGCGTGCTCAATGAATCAGTGCCGTTAGCGGCACTTCCGCTAGGGCTGCGGGGCAGTAGCCGTGATGCGGCGCGGCGGCCCGCCGGCTGGGGTATGGCGCTGGCCGTCAGCGTTGCCTCGCTGGCGGTAGGCGGCGCGGTAGGCGGCGCAATCGGGTGGATTGCGCACGATCACGCGGACACACTGGCGGCCGGGGCGCCGTCGATGGAGCGCTTCGCGCGCGAGGCACTGGCCAGCCATGTCGTCTATGCGCCGGAGGTGCGCCACCCAGTCGAGGTGGCGGCCGCCGATGAAGCCCATCTTGTTGCCTGGCTATCCAAGCGCCTGGGGGCACCGCTGCGGGTGCCGGACCTGCGTGCCCAGGGATTCCACCTGATCGGGGGCCGTCTCGGCGTGGCCGAGGGCGGCCCGTCGGCCATCCTGATGTACGAGGCAGACGACGGCACCCGGCTGTCGCTGCAACTGCGGCACATGGCGCGCGATACGCCCGACACGGGTTTCCGGCTGGAGCGCATGGGCCCGGGGCCAGGTGAGCGTCCCGCCGCTGCGGCGCGTACCATGGCCTTTTACTGGGTAGACCGGGATCTTGGCTTCGCGCTGGCCGGGCCGCTGGAACGCGCACCCTTGCTGGCATTGGCGGAGGCCGTTTACCGGCAGTATCAGGGCGGTTGA
- the lptM gene encoding LPS translocon maturation chaperone LptM — protein sequence MLRRVAIVSAFAASLAMPLLSGCGIRGPLTMPKQPPAPAQPGVPDPGLGNPAVPNPAAPRGSAPTAAPATAPDAAPDATPTAK from the coding sequence ATGTTGCGTCGTGTTGCGATTGTATCGGCGTTTGCCGCCAGCCTTGCGATGCCCCTGCTGTCGGGATGCGGCATCCGCGGCCCGCTGACGATGCCCAAGCAGCCTCCCGCACCGGCGCAGCCGGGTGTACCGGATCCCGGCCTGGGCAACCCGGCCGTGCCGAATCCGGCGGCTCCCCGGGGCTCCGCCCCCACTGCGGCACCCGCCACGGCACCGGACGCAGCGCCGGACGCCACTCCCACCGCCAAATAA
- a CDS encoding RNA polymerase sigma factor codes for MEGFDRQLVALAPRLRRHARGLTGDAASADDLVQDTLERALRYRWRFRLRAGAWWGDGADGLLSWLLTMMHRLRVNAYRRADLVTYTDTLPDVPSAAPEPGLRLDLARALARLPEAQRAVMLLVGLEQLSYAEAALVLAVPVGTVMSRLSRAREQMRMLMEGTPAKAADANPQAAGRAAGLQRVK; via the coding sequence ATGGAAGGTTTCGACCGCCAACTGGTGGCGCTGGCGCCGCGCTTGCGGCGCCACGCCCGGGGCTTGACCGGCGACGCGGCCTCCGCCGACGACCTGGTGCAGGACACGCTGGAGCGCGCGCTGCGCTACCGCTGGCGCTTTCGCCTGCGCGCGGGCGCGTGGTGGGGCGATGGCGCGGATGGCCTGCTGTCTTGGCTGCTGACCATGATGCACCGGCTGCGCGTGAACGCGTACCGTCGCGCCGACCTGGTGACCTATACCGACACGCTGCCCGACGTACCCAGTGCTGCGCCTGAGCCCGGCCTGCGGCTGGACTTGGCGCGGGCGCTGGCCCGCTTGCCCGAGGCGCAGCGCGCGGTGATGCTGCTGGTCGGCCTGGAGCAGCTCAGCTATGCCGAGGCGGCGCTGGTGCTGGCCGTGCCGGTGGGCACCGTGATGTCCCGGCTGTCGCGGGCTCGAGAGCAGATGCGCATGCTGATGGAAGGCACGCCAGCCAAGGCGGCCGATGCGAACCCGCAGGCCGCCGGCCGCGCGGCCGGACTGCAGCGAGTCAAATGA
- a CDS encoding PilN domain-containing protein, with the protein MPTNSIPTVNLLPYHEARRASRRKKVYALLGGAAGAGALVVLLGGMYIDHRVDAVSSLNQVLLAENNRMDGQIREVNSLRKDIEGLLQRQKAIEGLQNERNRPVQLLEELVRQVPEGVYLTTLKQTGDAFTVTGIAQSNERVSELLRNLSQVQWLDKAELGESKAVMMTNNLREQRRLFDFSMRFAYRAPQAPEDGKKGKAGLAGASAPAGGKG; encoded by the coding sequence ATGCCAACCAATTCGATCCCGACAGTTAATCTGCTGCCTTACCACGAAGCCCGCAGGGCCTCGCGGCGCAAGAAGGTCTATGCCCTGCTGGGCGGCGCGGCCGGCGCCGGCGCGCTGGTGGTGCTGCTGGGCGGCATGTACATCGATCACCGCGTCGATGCCGTGTCCAGCCTGAACCAGGTGCTTCTCGCAGAGAACAACCGCATGGACGGGCAGATCCGCGAGGTCAATTCGCTGCGCAAGGATATTGAAGGGCTGCTGCAGCGGCAGAAGGCCATCGAGGGCCTGCAGAACGAGCGCAATCGTCCCGTGCAGCTGCTGGAGGAACTGGTGCGCCAGGTGCCCGAAGGCGTGTACCTGACCACTCTCAAGCAGACCGGCGACGCCTTTACCGTGACCGGCATCGCGCAGTCGAACGAGCGCGTGTCGGAGTTGCTGCGCAACCTTAGCCAGGTGCAGTGGCTGGACAAGGCCGAGCTGGGCGAATCCAAGGCCGTGATGATGACCAACAACCTGCGCGAGCAACGGCGCCTGTTCGATTTCTCCATGCGCTTCGCCTACCGTGCGCCGCAAGCGCCGGAAGACGGCAAGAAGGGCAAGGCCGGCCTCGCCGGCGCGAGTGCGCCAGCAGGCGGAAAGGGCTGA
- a CDS encoding penicillin-binding protein 1A: MATAQQKPSLPARRPIWIRLTFWALGLLVAGIVAVALLVGYALLVAAPNLPSLDTITDYRPKIPLRIYTADNVLIGEFGEERRNFVPIAEIPDVMKKAVLAIEDDRFYEHGGVDFVGVLRAGLANLRGGLSQGASTITMQVARNFFLSSEKTYTRKLYEMLLAYKIEANLSKDQILELYMNQIYLGQRAYGFASAARVYFGKSIKDVTPAEAAMLAGLPKAPSAYNPVVNPKRAKVRQEYILQRMRDLRYLTPEQYEQAIHEELKVRGEGNEFSTHAEYVAEIVRQLMYAQYREETYTRGLTVYTTLNKPDQDAAYEAVRSGIMNYERRHGYRGPEAFIDLPAGADEREQAIDDALLEHPGSDDLRSAVVTSVTAKQVTATLLSGEVATIEGQALRFIAPSLAANAQPKAKIRPGAIIRVTQDEKGAWTVTQLPEVSAAFISLNPEDGEIRSMVGGFDFNRNKFNHVTQAWRQPGSSFKPFIYSAALEKGFSPATVINDAPLSISDNGGQVWEPKNYDGKFEGPMTMRRALAKSKNLVSVRILRAIGTQYAQDYITRFGFDADKHPAYLPMALGAGSVTPLQMAGAYSVFANGGYRVNPYLIQKVVDARGNVISETKPQRAGADAVRVLDARTAFIADTMLREVVRSGTANSAKQRLGRNDLAGKTGTTNDAVDAWFAGYTPKLVAIAWMGYDQPKSLGVRETGGGLALPIWVGYMGKMLKGVPELPERQAPEGVVMVGGDWTFEENAGGAGVASVGLGDPWPGKPDESTQSPADVEAEKKRILEMFGGG; this comes from the coding sequence ATGGCCACAGCACAACAGAAGCCGTCCCTACCTGCCCGACGTCCGATCTGGATCCGGCTGACCTTTTGGGCCCTGGGCCTGCTGGTGGCCGGGATCGTGGCGGTGGCACTGCTGGTGGGATACGCGCTGCTGGTGGCCGCGCCCAACCTGCCATCGCTCGACACCATCACGGATTACCGCCCGAAGATCCCATTGCGGATCTACACGGCCGACAACGTGCTCATTGGTGAGTTCGGCGAGGAACGGCGCAATTTCGTGCCGATTGCGGAAATACCGGACGTGATGAAGAAGGCCGTGCTGGCCATCGAGGACGATCGCTTCTACGAACACGGCGGCGTCGACTTCGTCGGCGTGCTGCGCGCCGGGCTGGCCAACCTGCGCGGCGGCCTGTCGCAGGGCGCCTCCACCATCACCATGCAGGTGGCGCGCAACTTCTTCCTCTCCAGCGAGAAGACCTACACCCGCAAGCTGTATGAAATGCTGCTGGCCTACAAGATCGAGGCCAACTTGTCCAAGGACCAGATCCTCGAGTTGTACATGAACCAGATCTACCTGGGGCAGCGCGCCTATGGCTTTGCCAGCGCGGCCCGGGTGTATTTCGGCAAGTCGATCAAGGACGTGACGCCGGCCGAGGCCGCCATGCTGGCCGGCCTGCCCAAGGCACCGTCCGCGTATAACCCGGTGGTCAACCCCAAGCGCGCCAAGGTGCGCCAGGAGTACATCCTGCAGCGCATGCGCGACCTGCGCTACCTCACGCCCGAGCAATACGAACAGGCCATCCACGAAGAACTGAAGGTGCGCGGCGAGGGCAATGAGTTCTCCACCCACGCCGAGTACGTGGCCGAGATCGTGCGCCAGTTGATGTACGCGCAGTACCGCGAGGAAACCTACACCCGCGGCCTGACGGTCTACACCACGCTGAACAAGCCCGACCAGGACGCCGCCTATGAGGCGGTGCGCTCGGGCATCATGAATTACGAGCGCCGCCACGGCTATCGAGGCCCCGAGGCCTTTATCGACCTGCCCGCTGGCGCGGACGAGCGCGAGCAGGCCATCGACGACGCGCTGCTGGAGCACCCGGGCAGCGACGACCTGCGCTCGGCCGTGGTCACCAGCGTGACGGCCAAGCAGGTCACCGCCACGCTGCTGTCCGGCGAAGTCGCCACCATCGAAGGCCAGGCGCTGCGCTTCATCGCGCCGTCGCTGGCGGCCAATGCGCAGCCCAAGGCCAAGATCCGGCCGGGTGCGATCATCCGCGTGACGCAGGACGAAAAAGGCGCATGGACGGTCACGCAGTTACCGGAAGTATCCGCCGCATTCATCTCGCTCAACCCGGAAGACGGCGAGATCCGCTCGATGGTTGGCGGCTTCGACTTCAACCGCAACAAGTTCAACCACGTGACGCAGGCCTGGCGCCAGCCCGGCTCCAGCTTCAAGCCGTTCATTTACTCCGCGGCGCTGGAAAAGGGGTTCTCCCCCGCCACGGTGATCAACGACGCGCCGCTGTCGATCAGCGATAACGGTGGCCAGGTCTGGGAGCCGAAGAACTACGACGGCAAGTTCGAAGGCCCGATGACCATGCGCCGCGCGCTGGCAAAGTCCAAGAATCTGGTGTCGGTGCGCATCCTGCGCGCCATCGGCACCCAGTACGCCCAGGACTACATCACGCGCTTTGGCTTTGACGCCGACAAGCACCCGGCTTACCTGCCGATGGCGCTGGGCGCCGGCAGCGTCACCCCGCTGCAAATGGCTGGCGCCTACTCGGTCTTTGCCAACGGCGGCTACCGCGTCAATCCCTACCTGATCCAGAAGGTGGTCGATGCGCGCGGCAATGTGATCTCCGAAACCAAGCCCCAGCGCGCCGGCGCCGATGCGGTGCGCGTGCTGGATGCCCGCACCGCCTTTATCGCCGACACCATGCTGCGTGAGGTAGTGCGCAGCGGCACGGCCAACAGCGCCAAGCAGCGCCTGGGCCGCAACGACCTGGCCGGCAAGACCGGCACTACCAACGACGCCGTCGACGCCTGGTTCGCCGGCTACACGCCCAAGCTGGTGGCGATCGCCTGGATGGGCTACGACCAGCCCAAGAGCCTGGGCGTGCGCGAGACCGGCGGCGGCCTGGCCCTGCCGATCTGGGTGGGCTACATGGGCAAGATGCTCAAGGGCGTACCGGAACTCCCCGAACGCCAGGCCCCGGAAGGCGTGGTCATGGTGGGCGGCGACTGGACCTTCGAGGAAAACGCGGGCGGCGCCGGCGTGGCTTCGGTTGGCCTGGGCGATCCGTGGCCTGGCAAGCCGGACGAAAGCACGCAATCGCCCGCCGACGTCGAGGCAGAGAAGAAGCGCATCCTGGAAATGTTCGGCGGCGGCTGA
- the msrQ gene encoding protein-methionine-sulfoxide reductase heme-binding subunit MsrQ, with translation MSPSRQAVRSSRAAGQPGLATLAPERVRTVKVAVWLLAMLPFLRLLCLGFTDQFGANPLEFVTRSTGTWTLVMLCVTLAVTPLRRLTGWNWLIRLRRMLGLFAFFYALQHFLLWLAVDRGFDVAYMIKDIAKRPFITVGFAAFVLMVPLAATSANVMVKWLGGKRWQGLHRAVYAIAVLAILHYWWHKAGKHDFGTVSIYAAVVFGLLAMRIWWWRKPATGLKAQR, from the coding sequence ATGTCCCCGTCGCGCCAGGCGGTTCGCTCGTCGCGGGCGGCGGGGCAGCCTGGGCTCGCGACGCTTGCGCCGGAACGCGTGCGCACGGTGAAGGTGGCGGTGTGGCTGCTTGCCATGCTGCCTTTCCTGCGGCTGCTCTGTCTCGGCTTTACCGATCAGTTCGGCGCCAATCCGCTGGAGTTCGTCACACGCTCGACCGGCACCTGGACGCTGGTCATGCTGTGCGTCACGCTGGCGGTGACGCCGCTGCGCCGGCTCACGGGCTGGAACTGGCTGATCCGGCTGCGCCGCATGCTCGGGCTCTTTGCCTTCTTCTACGCGCTGCAGCACTTCCTGTTGTGGCTTGCCGTGGACCGGGGCTTCGATGTGGCCTACATGATCAAGGACATTGCCAAGCGCCCCTTCATCACGGTTGGGTTTGCCGCCTTCGTGCTGATGGTGCCGCTGGCGGCCACCTCGGCCAATGTCATGGTCAAGTGGCTAGGTGGCAAGCGCTGGCAAGGGCTGCACCGGGCGGTGTACGCCATCGCCGTGCTGGCGATCCTGCACTACTGGTGGCATAAGGCAGGCAAGCACGACTTTGGCACGGTATCGATCTATGCCGCCGTGGTGTTCGGGTTGCTGGCGATGCGGATCTGGTGGTGGCGCAAGCCTGCAACTGGCCTCAAGGCACAAAGGTAG
- the cyaY gene encoding iron donor protein CyaY, with protein MPPMSESEFLALAQQELDRLESAVETAADAADADIEINRAGNLMELEFEDGSKIIVNSQAPMQELWVAARSGGFHFRHDGQRWVDTRGGGELYAALSGYVSQQAGVTLKLA; from the coding sequence ATGCCCCCCATGAGTGAAAGTGAGTTCCTGGCGCTGGCCCAGCAAGAGCTGGACCGGCTGGAAAGCGCGGTGGAAACCGCCGCCGACGCAGCCGACGCCGACATCGAAATCAACCGTGCCGGCAATCTCATGGAGCTCGAATTCGAAGACGGCTCCAAGATCATCGTCAACAGCCAGGCTCCCATGCAGGAACTGTGGGTGGCCGCGCGCTCGGGGGGGTTCCATTTTCGCCATGATGGCCAGCGCTGGGTCGATACGCGCGGCGGCGGTGAGCTGTATGCGGCGCTATCAGGCTACGTGAGCCAGCAGGCGGGGGTGACGCTGAAACTGGCCTGA
- a CDS encoding lipoprotein, protein MALSRPNAVASLASLSRPAVLALASAAVLLSACSGMGSMGGSAGNMPPTVKVAGGTLTDPQGLTLYTFDRDTGGKSACNGGCATTWPPLMAAPGTSATGDYSVITRDDGGKQWAYRGKPLYRFSKDAKPGDRTGDNFNNVWHAATP, encoded by the coding sequence ATGGCCCTTTCCCGTCCTAACGCAGTCGCTTCCCTCGCATCGTTGTCCCGCCCCGCCGTGCTCGCGCTCGCTTCTGCAGCGGTCCTGCTGTCCGCCTGTTCGGGCATGGGCAGCATGGGTGGCAGCGCCGGCAATATGCCGCCCACGGTGAAAGTTGCCGGTGGCACATTGACCGATCCCCAGGGCCTGACGCTCTACACGTTCGACCGTGACACGGGCGGCAAGAGCGCTTGCAATGGCGGCTGCGCCACCACCTGGCCGCCCCTGATGGCCGCGCCCGGCACCAGCGCCACGGGCGACTACAGCGTGATCACGCGCGACGATGGCGGCAAGCAATGGGCCTATCGCGGCAAACCGCTCTACCGTTTCTCCAAGGACGCCAAGCCGGGCGACCGCACGGGCGACAACTTCAACAACGTCTGGCACGCGGCAACGCCCTGA
- the lysA gene encoding diaminopimelate decarboxylase — MTAFFHRHDGALSVEHVPLARIAAEYGTPTYVYSRAALTAAYQAYAAACQGRRARVQYAMKANSNLAILQVFARLGAGFDIVSGGELQRVLAVGGDPRKVVFSGVGKTAAEMELALQHDVLSFNVESIPELDRLNAVAGRLGKRARVSLRINPDVDAKTHPYISTGLKGNKFGVAFEDVLPTYRAAAALPHLEVAGIDCHIGSQITEVAPYLEALDKVLDVVEALEREGINLEHIDVGGGLGITYDDETPPDITGFARTLLDRVAERGHGHREVLFEPGRSLVGNAGVLLTQVEFLKPGAAKNFCIVDAAMNDLARPAMYEAYHRIEPVQLREAAQATALTYDVVGPVCESGDWLGRDRALAVQPGDLLAVMSAGAYGFVMSSNYNTRPRAAEVMVDGDDVHLVRGREHVADLFRDERLLQG; from the coding sequence ATGACCGCCTTCTTCCATCGCCACGACGGCGCCCTGAGCGTCGAGCACGTGCCGCTCGCGCGCATTGCCGCCGAATACGGCACCCCTACCTACGTCTACTCGCGCGCCGCTCTGACCGCCGCCTACCAAGCCTACGCCGCTGCGTGCCAGGGGCGCCGCGCGCGTGTGCAGTACGCCATGAAGGCCAATTCGAACCTGGCGATCCTGCAGGTCTTCGCCAGGCTCGGCGCGGGCTTCGATATCGTGTCTGGCGGCGAGCTGCAGCGCGTGCTGGCAGTGGGCGGCGATCCGCGCAAGGTAGTGTTCTCGGGCGTGGGCAAGACCGCCGCCGAGATGGAACTGGCGCTCCAGCATGATGTGCTGTCGTTCAATGTCGAGTCGATCCCCGAGCTGGACCGCCTCAATGCCGTGGCCGGCCGCCTGGGCAAGCGCGCGCGCGTGTCGCTGCGCATCAACCCGGATGTGGACGCCAAGACCCACCCGTATATCTCCACCGGCCTGAAGGGCAACAAGTTCGGCGTCGCCTTTGAGGACGTGCTGCCGACCTACCGCGCCGCCGCCGCGCTGCCGCACCTGGAAGTCGCGGGCATCGACTGCCATATCGGCTCGCAGATCACCGAGGTCGCCCCTTATCTGGAAGCGCTGGACAAGGTGCTGGACGTGGTGGAAGCGCTGGAACGCGAAGGCATCAATCTTGAGCATATCGACGTAGGCGGTGGACTGGGCATCACTTACGACGACGAGACCCCGCCGGACATCACCGGCTTTGCCCGCACGCTGCTGGACCGCGTGGCAGAGCGTGGCCATGGCCATCGCGAGGTGCTGTTCGAGCCGGGCCGCTCGCTGGTGGGCAATGCCGGCGTGCTGCTGACCCAGGTCGAGTTCCTCAAGCCGGGCGCCGCCAAGAACTTCTGCATCGTTGACGCGGCCATGAACGACCTGGCCCGCCCTGCCATGTACGAGGCCTACCACCGCATCGAGCCCGTGCAACTGCGCGAAGCCGCGCAGGCCACCGCCCTGACCTACGACGTGGTCGGCCCGGTGTGCGAATCCGGCGACTGGCTCGGCCGCGACCGCGCCCTGGCGGTGCAGCCGGGCGACCTGCTGGCCGTGATGTCGGCCGGCGCCTATGGCTTTGTCATGAGCTCCAACTACAACACCCGCCCGCGCGCTGCCGAAGTCATGGTTGACGGCGACGACGTGCATCTGGTGCGCGGCCGCGAGCACGTGGCTGACCTGTTCCGCGACGAACGCCTGCTGCAAGGCTAG
- the msrP gene encoding protein-methionine-sulfoxide reductase catalytic subunit MsrP — MLIPSPKWLRGDDIAASEITPRGVFDARRRLLALAAAGAAGSTLAPWFARDAHAQAPRGQKLPATPNNAYVVPEKRTPYEDVTTYNNYYEFGTDKADPARNAGTLRTRPWQVAVEGLVKKPKVYDIDELVRLMPMEERVYRLRCVEGWSMVIPWSGYALAELVRRVEPQPGAKYVEFVTLNDKKQMPGVSARVLDWPYTEGLRMDEAMHPLTLLAFGLYGEVLPNQNGAPVRVVVPWKYGFKSAKSIVKIRFVDKQPATSWNLAAAQEYGFYSNVNPDVDHPRWSQATERRIGEDKGSGFGALFAPKRKTLPFNGYGQQVASLYQGMDLRKFF; from the coding sequence ATGCTGATCCCCTCTCCGAAATGGCTGCGCGGCGACGATATCGCCGCCAGCGAGATCACGCCCCGCGGTGTTTTCGACGCGCGGCGCCGCCTGCTGGCGCTGGCTGCAGCGGGCGCAGCGGGGAGCACGCTGGCGCCATGGTTCGCCCGCGATGCGCATGCCCAGGCGCCGCGCGGGCAGAAACTGCCGGCCACGCCCAACAATGCCTACGTCGTGCCCGAGAAGCGCACGCCTTACGAGGACGTCACCACGTACAACAACTACTACGAGTTTGGCACCGACAAGGCGGACCCGGCGCGCAACGCCGGCACGCTGCGAACCCGGCCGTGGCAGGTCGCGGTCGAAGGCCTGGTGAAGAAGCCCAAGGTTTATGACATCGACGAACTCGTGCGCCTGATGCCGATGGAAGAGCGGGTCTACCGGCTGCGCTGCGTGGAGGGCTGGTCGATGGTGATTCCGTGGAGCGGCTACGCGCTGGCCGAACTGGTCCGCCGCGTCGAGCCGCAGCCGGGCGCCAAGTATGTGGAGTTCGTCACCCTCAACGACAAAAAGCAGATGCCCGGTGTCAGCGCCCGCGTGCTGGACTGGCCTTACACCGAAGGGCTGCGCATGGACGAGGCGATGCACCCGCTGACCTTGCTGGCCTTTGGCCTGTATGGAGAGGTGCTGCCCAACCAGAACGGTGCGCCCGTGCGCGTGGTGGTGCCCTGGAAGTACGGCTTCAAGAGCGCCAAGTCTATCGTCAAGATCCGCTTTGTCGACAAGCAACCCGCCACCAGTTGGAACCTTGCCGCGGCGCAGGAGTACGGCTTTTACTCCAACGTGAACCCGGACGTGGATCACCCGCGCTGGAGCCAGGCTACGGAGCGCCGCATCGGCGAGGACAAAGGCAGCGGCTTTGGCGCGCTGTTCGCGCCCAAGCGCAAGACGCTGCCGTTCAACGGCTACGGGCAGCAGGTGGCGTCGCTGTACCAGGGCATGGACCTGCGGAAGTTCTTCTGA
- the pilM gene encoding type IV pilus assembly protein PilM: MSGLLRRTTVGVDIGSSSVKVVELSVGSGKSDYRLEKCASELLDRSAVADGNVVNIEAVGIALKRALGKAGIRTKEVVLGVPSMLTESQTVSLPDNLSEDELYVQVESEAHRLYPPSQAVNFDFAVIGPSETEGGIGVRVTAANSDRVQERVTAAEMAGLKPHVMDVEEYAVQRSVVQMLGVSADISATDAKELPVVAVIHLGGSRSKAIFYQGWKELYEQPLNSYGDQLTQSAARMFTLDALKAEIKKRKNTLPEAWRTQLLKPSLEALAVEVQGAVRNFLSASSIGRVDEILLSGGHASLIGVQAAIEQQTEITATLANPFANMMTAVKVNERYLQRDLPAYIVSAGLALRGLQ, encoded by the coding sequence TTGTCGGGGTTGTTGCGCCGTACGACGGTCGGCGTTGACATCGGGTCGTCCAGCGTTAAGGTAGTCGAGCTGTCCGTGGGCAGTGGCAAAAGCGACTATCGGCTGGAGAAATGTGCCAGCGAACTGCTGGACCGTAGTGCCGTTGCCGATGGCAACGTGGTCAATATCGAAGCCGTTGGCATCGCTCTGAAGCGCGCCCTCGGCAAAGCCGGCATCCGCACCAAGGAGGTGGTGCTCGGCGTGCCTTCGATGCTGACCGAATCGCAGACCGTCAGCCTGCCGGACAACCTGTCCGAGGACGAGCTTTACGTCCAGGTGGAATCCGAGGCGCATCGCCTTTATCCGCCATCGCAGGCCGTCAATTTCGATTTCGCCGTGATCGGCCCCAGCGAAACCGAGGGCGGCATCGGCGTGCGCGTTACCGCGGCAAACAGCGACCGTGTGCAGGAGCGCGTGACCGCTGCCGAAATGGCCGGGCTCAAGCCGCACGTGATGGACGTCGAGGAATACGCGGTGCAGCGTTCCGTGGTGCAGATGCTGGGCGTGTCCGCCGACATCAGCGCCACCGACGCCAAGGAGCTGCCTGTGGTGGCCGTGATCCACCTTGGCGGCAGCCGCTCCAAGGCGATCTTCTACCAAGGCTGGAAAGAGCTCTACGAGCAGCCGCTCAACAGCTACGGCGACCAGCTCACCCAGAGCGCGGCGCGCATGTTTACACTGGATGCGCTCAAGGCCGAGATCAAGAAGCGCAAGAATACGCTGCCCGAAGCCTGGCGCACCCAGTTGCTCAAGCCCTCCCTGGAGGCGCTGGCGGTGGAGGTGCAAGGCGCCGTGCGCAACTTCCTGTCAGCTTCAAGCATCGGCCGGGTCGACGAGATCCTGCTCTCCGGTGGCCATGCGTCGCTGATCGGCGTGCAAGCCGCGATCGAGCAGCAAACCGAGATCACCGCCACGCTGGCCAATCCCTTTGCCAACATGATGACAGCCGTCAAGGTCAACGAGCGCTATCTGCAGCGCGACCTGCCGGCCTACATCGTGAGCGCCGGGCTTGCGCTGCGCGGCCTGCAGTAA